The proteins below are encoded in one region of Rhizobacter sp.:
- the epsE gene encoding polysaccharide export protein EpsE, with the protein MRIFRRLTRHFACAAALLAGLSLLGAASPASAQTGGTANAQYRLATGDVIRVTVFQNPDLTLEARVSETGVISYPLLGSVSIGNLTLLQAEKKIADGLKDGNFVKQPQVSILVTQVRGHQVSVLGQVGRPGRFPLELADTKLTDILATAGGIAAGGADTVVLVGRRNGQPYRVEIDLPGIFGPGRRGEDVVLQNGDVIWVERAPVVYMYGEIARPGALRLERGMSLVQALAGAGGITQRGTARGLKVHRRDANGNIQILDVQMNDTLRADDVVYVRESVF; encoded by the coding sequence ATGAGAATCTTCCGTCGCCTGACCCGCCACTTCGCCTGCGCAGCCGCGCTGCTGGCGGGCCTGTCGTTGCTCGGCGCCGCATCGCCCGCGTCCGCCCAGACCGGGGGCACGGCCAACGCGCAGTACCGGCTCGCCACCGGCGACGTGATCCGTGTCACCGTCTTCCAGAACCCCGACCTCACGCTGGAAGCCCGCGTGAGCGAGACGGGTGTGATCTCCTACCCCCTGCTCGGCTCGGTCTCGATCGGCAACCTCACCTTGCTGCAGGCCGAGAAGAAGATCGCCGACGGCCTGAAGGACGGCAACTTCGTCAAGCAGCCGCAGGTTTCCATCCTGGTCACGCAGGTGCGTGGCCACCAGGTGTCGGTGCTGGGCCAGGTGGGCCGCCCGGGGCGCTTCCCGCTCGAGCTGGCCGACACCAAACTGACCGACATCCTGGCCACGGCCGGCGGCATCGCCGCGGGCGGCGCCGACACGGTGGTGCTGGTCGGGCGCCGCAACGGCCAGCCGTATCGGGTCGAGATCGACCTGCCGGGCATCTTCGGCCCGGGCCGCCGCGGTGAAGACGTGGTGCTCCAGAACGGCGACGTGATCTGGGTCGAGCGCGCGCCTGTGGTCTACATGTATGGCGAAATCGCCCGCCCCGGGGCGCTGCGCCTGGAGCGCGGCATGAGCCTGGTGCAGGCCCTGGCTGGCGCCGGCGGCATCACCCAGCGCGGCACGGCGCGTGGCCTCAAGGTGCACCGCCGCGACGCGAACGGCAACATCCAGATCCTCGACGTGCAGATGAACGACACGCTGCGCGCCGACGACGTGGTCTACGTCCGCGAATCCGTTTTCTGA
- the epsG gene encoding chain length determinant protein tyrosine kinase EpsG — protein MATMSSGKAREADRSIGAILVSSGRLAIEDVERIINFQKERELRFGDAGMQLGLLTEADIFYALSLQFDYPYLSGPGHPVSDEVVVAYRPFSAEGERLRSLRSQLQLRWFREGASRVALAVIGTRPGEGRSLLAANLAVTFAQAKERTLLIDGDLRNPRQNSLFRVENQTGLSNLLTGRMHEQVIKLVPGIPGLAVLPSGPIPPNPEELLGRASFARILEQSMSAFDVIIIDTPAITCGADVTLLARFAGAALVVARNNMTRTSELRDLVAHMQDAGVKVVGSVLVDAPFTKPSTKLKKQGEAGER, from the coding sequence ATGGCGACGATGTCCTCGGGCAAGGCGCGAGAGGCAGACCGATCAATTGGGGCGATTCTGGTGAGTTCAGGGCGTCTGGCGATCGAAGACGTCGAACGCATCATCAATTTCCAGAAGGAACGGGAGCTGCGCTTCGGCGATGCGGGCATGCAGCTCGGGCTGCTGACCGAAGCCGACATCTTCTACGCGCTGTCGCTGCAGTTCGACTACCCGTACCTGAGCGGCCCCGGCCACCCGGTGAGCGATGAAGTGGTGGTGGCCTACCGCCCCTTCAGCGCCGAAGGCGAACGCCTGCGCTCGCTGCGCAGCCAGCTCCAGCTGCGCTGGTTCCGCGAAGGCGCCTCGCGGGTGGCGCTGGCGGTGATCGGCACCCGCCCTGGCGAAGGGCGCAGCCTGCTGGCGGCCAATCTCGCGGTCACCTTCGCGCAGGCCAAGGAGCGCACGCTGCTGATCGACGGCGACCTGCGCAACCCGCGGCAGAACTCGCTCTTCCGCGTCGAGAACCAGACCGGCCTGTCCAACCTGCTCACGGGCCGCATGCACGAGCAGGTGATCAAGCTCGTGCCCGGCATCCCGGGTCTGGCGGTGCTGCCCTCCGGGCCGATTCCGCCCAACCCCGAAGAGCTGCTGGGCCGGGCGTCGTTCGCCCGCATCCTCGAGCAGAGCATGTCGGCCTTCGACGTGATCATCATCGACACCCCCGCCATCACCTGCGGCGCCGACGTGACGCTGCTGGCGCGGTTCGCGGGTGCCGCGCTCGTGGTCGCGCGCAACAACATGACCCGCACATCCGAACTTCGTGACCTCGTCGCGCACATGCAGGACGCCGGGGTCAAGGTCGTCGGTTCCGTGCTCGTGGACGCTCCCTTCACGAAGCCTTCCACCAAGCTCAAGAAGCAAGGTGAGGCCGGTGAGCGCTGA
- the epsF gene encoding chain length determinant protein EpsF, whose product MNGLNLRQILLILRLRWPLVLALFVLVMAVAFVVSLRMPKKFTAETSLLLDVRADPLVATLMPSIASREFLGTQVEIIQSERLAGRVAKMLGMTEGPAAVEQWRQATQGRVPIETYYGSILRNGLSVVPARNTNLIDIGFTGGDPRFVAAAANAFAKAYIEFSVELRIEPSRQYGTFFDERLKVLRTQLEEAQRKLSTFQRERGIVATDRVELESSRLATTMAQLATAQAEMAEANSRQRNTGTETSLDVQQSTVVQGLKSELARAETRLGEISAIVGSNHPQRVQLEAQIAGLKQQIASEMRRVSGVTATANRVTGQKIAELSALAEAQKRTVLSMRAQLDEMALLQRDVETAQRAHDAVANRRSQVSLESQADQASARVLTPAAEPLAPSSPKIAKNMAAAAALGLALAIAAALGWEMLDRRVRSPADLDFVEGVPVLGVVSPWADAHRRWPHRPRGPQGLPPADKNFPPQLTLEEGT is encoded by the coding sequence ATGAACGGCCTCAACCTCCGCCAGATCCTGCTGATCCTGCGCCTGCGCTGGCCGCTGGTGCTGGCGCTCTTCGTGCTTGTGATGGCCGTCGCCTTCGTCGTCTCGCTGCGGATGCCGAAGAAGTTCACCGCCGAGACCTCGCTGCTGCTCGACGTCCGCGCCGACCCGCTGGTGGCCACGCTGATGCCCTCGATCGCCTCGCGCGAGTTCCTGGGCACGCAGGTCGAGATCATTCAGAGCGAGCGGCTGGCCGGCCGCGTCGCCAAGATGCTGGGCATGACCGAAGGCCCGGCCGCGGTGGAGCAGTGGCGTCAGGCCACGCAGGGTCGGGTGCCCATCGAGACGTATTACGGCTCCATCCTGCGCAACGGCTTGAGCGTCGTGCCGGCCCGCAACACCAACCTGATCGACATCGGCTTCACCGGTGGCGACCCGCGCTTCGTGGCCGCTGCCGCCAACGCCTTCGCCAAGGCGTACATCGAATTCAGCGTCGAGCTGCGCATCGAGCCCTCGCGGCAGTACGGCACCTTCTTCGACGAGCGCCTCAAGGTGCTGCGCACGCAGCTCGAAGAAGCACAGCGCAAGCTGTCGACCTTCCAGCGCGAGCGTGGCATCGTTGCCACGGATCGTGTCGAGCTCGAAAGCTCGCGCCTGGCCACCACGATGGCGCAGCTGGCCACCGCCCAGGCCGAGATGGCCGAAGCCAACAGCCGCCAGCGCAACACCGGCACCGAAACCTCGCTCGACGTGCAGCAGAGCACCGTGGTGCAGGGCTTGAAGTCGGAGCTGGCGCGTGCGGAAACCCGGCTCGGCGAGATCAGCGCCATCGTCGGCTCCAACCACCCGCAACGTGTGCAGCTCGAGGCCCAGATCGCCGGCCTGAAGCAGCAGATCGCGTCCGAGATGCGCCGCGTGTCGGGTGTCACAGCCACCGCCAACCGCGTCACCGGCCAGAAGATCGCCGAACTCTCCGCCTTGGCCGAGGCACAGAAACGCACGGTGCTCAGCATGCGGGCCCAGCTCGACGAGATGGCGCTGTTGCAACGCGACGTCGAAACCGCACAGCGTGCCCACGATGCCGTGGCCAACCGCCGCAGCCAGGTCTCGCTCGAGAGCCAGGCTGACCAGGCCAGCGCCCGCGTGCTGACACCGGCCGCCGAGCCGTTGGCGCCGTCGAGCCCGAAGATCGCGAAGAACATGGCCGCCGCGGCTGCGCTCGGCCTGGCGCTGGCGATCGCCGCCGCCCTCGGCTGGGAAATGCTCGACCGGCGCGTGCGCAGCCCGGCCGACCTCGACTTCGTCGAAGGCGTGCCGGTTCTCGGTGTGGTGTCGCCGTGGGCCGACGCCCACCGCCGCTGGCCACACCGCCCACGCGGGCCTCAGGGCCTGCCACCGGCGGACAAGAACTTCCCGCCACAACTCACCTTGGAAGAGGGCACCTGA